Proteins encoded by one window of Micromonospora coxensis:
- a CDS encoding sacsin N-terminal ATP-binding-like domain-containing protein — MNSFRDLVLRQADSIASLYLEGERLGQPATREQKEFIQGVIAADYDGRTVVELLQNGHDAHPADRRDGLIEIVLAEDEQEHGTLYVANGGRQVIPDDFDSMCRIAMSSKRPDQGIGNKGVGFKSVLQLSESPEVYSRAAQDSPTFDGFCFRFARPADFDAVAARVAAHRTDLAGLLRANVSPLKVTVPVDEVPERVARFERDGFATVIRLVLRSPAALRHAREQMAELCSAAVPFHLFLERVARITVKVRAVDGDENVHVLTRSTRPVAGPAEEVRLQDGSAYLLMRRTVAEAEMIRVIEQSRNEGGLSSGWERWTGDGEVCVAVPLDRPLKHGRLYTFLPMGEDARAPMAAFVNAPFFAQLDRRSLSPSIPLNDLLLTEVARLCARAAAGAFGLPDGIVLDLACWARPELARLRNALAEIGIELADLPLAPILGPGRHRVSLATAKLWRGQGTVFTAEAVVAAGGASIVDTALDPLREGRMSALARDLGLRLPPSPPEVATFAEAVAEALAAMPAAAEVWAGFYDDLAAERFDGTVLQGRRILVDDRGKLVAPGDGRSVFVRPAGDDELPAAAPPSVVRSRLVFMLPGIPWLTAERRKRPGRAWLDAQNLVRDYRTDTVLGLVGSAMHGIGPGDDEVLQQCLRFAFDVWRRTVRDVGPEAVRDADLLVPAASGWQPASTATFGAGWGGATAETDLRLARLVAAAAQSSADLRRIGAATVEPAHLGDIDPEPWRAFLEAAGVRHGLVPLEIPATRFALPGSQVAAPSTVGDLSIPVSSYDQRRWREVAATWPRHGPLHQQVRYRPTTNVAVLPAQRDWSGFDAESRRLYAELILIGLDSWPDSALEMHFNRETDYTRPAWPTFVAAFLATAEWIPQTAPGQRSRVSFAAPDHAWWLREAETPDYLPAPPLALRGLATPRVLARLARVGVRFWDDPASAPSRLEELTELVARHRSETRGTVPPGVRKAYEEAWRQFGDHPDPPARVVITRQGQMEVTDLDREGEPVYVCDESGVAKERLLSQTPVAMLAIRAHRLATHVRGLLQQSGPKRLIPTSAVAVEVTADGLPAGDLAYRRLDDIAGRWLRTLVLGAVEFQQSSFVTVSDKHLAHADRRLGQCEIAVAESVVASVGGHPIGLGAGPRSFLMDAGGKPRIVVAAADTDRWTVLRAACGSLAELAGFPQVERSLELALIDLERCCCGVPTAADVAYALRVPVRDLQAAALDGTAHLSDYSALVAVIAVLDTATAEELRDRKEPFDGRDELRAWLADRLHATGVDAGTVLALADRDDLRAAIERLGISLAVANASFRKLGLPPLHHREGHARQFAAHLQQHGAEIQDRLRDRFVAVARRGEPLADYLRLRDLPGLAPDPDWLDRYWDLPEPVLNERVEDWLDAVCPAASPATPASAAPLPPVKDLRESGHRTAVRATTAARVAVEAWLHRSTGTSIRRPGQPDAVAAAMTADGSMDFNRLTQSDVIAWLHAHRQWPESMPRALAPAQLGLSPQDMERARERLTRATDRRHRESVTTTYGTKKFGHEPQETQAFIDAVRADVPAEVLATPPQPVTLSGALRNHPTPGGTGGGGGWRAITAPPEVIERVGLAGELLVAEWIQHQFGYPPETTWRSAYRRTCFPDDGDDRLGYDFLVTTQDKRLLIEVKATTDAVPQIALGESEVRRAQALTADEEYLIAFVTHALDPARRRLHVLPNPLAMGGFEYYRVAGRSMRLQFQLTAG; from the coding sequence GTGAATAGCTTCCGGGACCTGGTCCTGCGGCAGGCGGATAGCATCGCTTCGCTCTACCTCGAGGGCGAGCGGCTCGGGCAGCCGGCGACGCGGGAGCAGAAGGAGTTCATTCAGGGCGTCATCGCGGCTGACTACGACGGACGAACGGTCGTCGAGCTGCTGCAGAACGGCCACGACGCGCATCCTGCGGACCGTCGTGATGGCCTGATCGAGATCGTCCTTGCCGAGGACGAGCAGGAGCACGGGACTCTCTACGTCGCTAATGGCGGGCGGCAGGTGATCCCGGACGATTTCGACTCGATGTGCCGGATCGCGATGAGCAGCAAGCGGCCCGATCAGGGCATCGGTAACAAGGGCGTTGGCTTCAAGAGCGTGTTGCAGCTGTCAGAGAGCCCCGAGGTCTACAGCCGGGCAGCGCAGGACTCGCCCACGTTTGACGGCTTCTGCTTTCGCTTCGCCCGCCCTGCAGACTTCGACGCCGTCGCGGCCCGGGTCGCGGCACACCGTACCGACCTTGCTGGCTTGTTGCGCGCCAATGTGTCCCCACTGAAGGTCACCGTGCCGGTGGACGAGGTTCCGGAGCGGGTCGCCAGGTTCGAGCGCGACGGGTTCGCAACCGTGATCCGTTTGGTGCTGCGCTCCCCTGCGGCGCTACGGCACGCCAGGGAGCAAATGGCGGAGCTATGCTCGGCGGCTGTCCCGTTCCACCTCTTTCTGGAGCGGGTCGCGCGGATCACGGTGAAGGTGCGCGCCGTCGACGGCGACGAGAACGTGCATGTCCTCACCCGCTCGACTCGCCCGGTTGCGGGTCCGGCGGAGGAGGTGCGCCTCCAGGATGGCAGCGCCTACCTGCTGATGCGCCGAACGGTCGCCGAGGCCGAGATGATTCGGGTCATCGAGCAGAGCCGCAACGAGGGCGGGCTGAGCTCCGGCTGGGAGCGGTGGACCGGCGACGGCGAGGTGTGCGTAGCAGTTCCGCTCGACCGACCGCTGAAGCATGGGCGGCTCTACACCTTCCTGCCGATGGGCGAGGATGCGCGGGCACCCATGGCAGCCTTCGTGAACGCGCCGTTCTTCGCACAGCTGGACCGGCGAAGTCTGTCTCCGTCCATACCCCTAAACGACCTGCTCTTGACGGAGGTAGCCCGGCTCTGTGCCCGTGCCGCCGCTGGCGCGTTCGGTCTGCCCGACGGCATCGTACTCGATCTGGCCTGCTGGGCGCGGCCCGAACTGGCCCGGCTGCGGAATGCCCTCGCCGAGATCGGCATCGAGCTCGCCGATCTGCCACTGGCGCCCATCCTGGGCCCGGGTCGCCACCGGGTGAGTCTCGCCACGGCGAAGCTATGGCGGGGCCAAGGCACGGTGTTCACCGCCGAGGCGGTGGTCGCCGCTGGGGGTGCGTCGATCGTCGATACCGCGCTGGACCCGCTGCGGGAAGGCCGCATGTCGGCGCTCGCCAGGGATCTCGGCCTGCGTTTGCCGCCGAGCCCGCCGGAGGTCGCGACGTTCGCCGAGGCCGTCGCAGAAGCGCTTGCAGCCATGCCAGCAGCAGCCGAGGTCTGGGCCGGGTTCTACGACGACCTCGCGGCCGAGCGGTTCGACGGAACGGTCCTGCAGGGGCGCCGCATCCTCGTTGACGACCGGGGCAAGCTCGTGGCTCCCGGGGACGGGCGGAGCGTATTCGTTCGACCGGCCGGCGATGACGAGTTACCGGCGGCTGCGCCGCCTTCGGTGGTGCGGTCCCGGCTGGTGTTCATGCTGCCCGGCATCCCGTGGCTCACAGCGGAACGACGTAAGCGCCCGGGACGGGCCTGGTTGGACGCTCAGAACCTGGTCCGGGACTACCGGACGGACACGGTGCTCGGCCTGGTCGGTTCGGCGATGCACGGGATCGGTCCAGGCGATGACGAGGTGCTGCAGCAGTGCCTGCGCTTCGCGTTCGATGTCTGGCGGCGCACGGTCCGGGACGTGGGGCCCGAGGCTGTTCGCGACGCCGACCTCCTGGTCCCGGCCGCGTCGGGATGGCAGCCGGCGAGTACGGCGACCTTCGGCGCGGGATGGGGAGGCGCCACGGCCGAGACCGACCTCCGGCTCGCACGGCTGGTCGCCGCAGCTGCGCAATCCTCGGCCGACCTACGCCGAATCGGAGCCGCCACGGTCGAACCCGCGCACCTGGGCGACATCGACCCGGAGCCATGGCGGGCCTTCCTAGAGGCAGCAGGCGTCCGCCACGGGCTCGTGCCGCTGGAGATCCCCGCTACCAGGTTCGCGCTGCCAGGCTCGCAGGTTGCCGCCCCCTCAACAGTGGGGGATCTGTCGATCCCGGTGTCCAGCTACGACCAGCGGCGTTGGCGCGAGGTGGCCGCGACCTGGCCTCGACACGGTCCCCTTCACCAGCAGGTCCGGTACCGTCCGACCACTAACGTGGCGGTCCTACCCGCGCAGCGGGACTGGTCGGGATTCGACGCCGAGTCGCGCCGCCTCTACGCCGAGTTGATCCTGATAGGCCTGGATTCCTGGCCAGACTCTGCGCTAGAGATGCACTTCAACCGCGAGACCGACTACACGCGGCCGGCCTGGCCGACCTTCGTGGCGGCATTCCTAGCCACCGCCGAGTGGATCCCACAGACCGCGCCCGGGCAGCGCTCGCGAGTGTCGTTCGCGGCACCTGACCATGCCTGGTGGCTGCGCGAGGCGGAGACCCCTGACTACCTCCCCGCCCCGCCGCTGGCCCTGCGCGGCCTGGCGACGCCGAGAGTGCTGGCCCGGCTGGCCCGGGTCGGCGTCCGCTTCTGGGACGACCCAGCCAGCGCACCCAGCCGCCTCGAGGAACTGACCGAGCTGGTGGCGCGGCATCGATCGGAAACCCGAGGCACAGTCCCGCCGGGTGTGCGCAAAGCGTACGAAGAGGCCTGGCGGCAATTCGGCGATCATCCCGATCCCCCGGCGCGCGTCGTGATCACCCGCCAAGGCCAGATGGAGGTAACCGACCTCGACCGCGAAGGCGAACCGGTGTACGTTTGCGACGAATCCGGAGTCGCCAAGGAACGGCTGCTCAGCCAGACACCCGTGGCGATGCTCGCGATCCGGGCCCACCGACTCGCCACTCACGTCCGAGGGCTGCTGCAACAGTCCGGCCCGAAGCGGTTGATTCCCACCTCCGCAGTGGCCGTCGAGGTCACCGCGGATGGCCTGCCTGCTGGGGACCTCGCTTACCGGCGCCTCGACGACATCGCAGGGCGCTGGCTGCGCACCCTGGTCCTCGGGGCCGTGGAATTCCAGCAGAGCTCGTTCGTGACGGTCAGCGACAAGCATCTCGCGCACGCAGACCGACGCCTCGGCCAGTGCGAGATCGCGGTGGCTGAGTCGGTTGTCGCCAGCGTCGGCGGCCACCCCATCGGCCTCGGGGCTGGCCCGCGGTCGTTCCTCATGGACGCCGGCGGCAAGCCCCGAATCGTCGTCGCGGCCGCCGACACCGATCGCTGGACGGTGCTGAGGGCGGCCTGCGGCTCCCTAGCCGAGCTGGCCGGTTTTCCTCAGGTGGAGCGGTCGCTGGAATTGGCTCTCATCGACCTCGAGCGCTGCTGCTGCGGCGTACCTACGGCTGCGGACGTTGCGTACGCCCTACGCGTACCGGTCCGGGACCTGCAAGCTGCAGCCCTCGACGGCACCGCTCACCTCTCCGACTACTCTGCGCTTGTCGCCGTCATCGCGGTCCTCGACACCGCCACGGCGGAGGAACTGCGCGACCGCAAGGAGCCCTTTGACGGGCGCGACGAACTGCGCGCCTGGCTAGCCGACCGGCTGCACGCCACCGGGGTGGACGCCGGAACCGTCCTCGCCCTCGCCGACCGGGACGACCTGCGTGCCGCGATCGAACGGCTGGGCATCTCCCTGGCGGTGGCGAACGCCAGCTTCCGCAAGCTTGGCCTGCCGCCGCTGCACCACCGCGAGGGACACGCCCGGCAGTTCGCGGCCCACCTCCAACAGCACGGAGCAGAGATCCAGGACCGCCTCCGTGACCGGTTCGTCGCCGTCGCAAGGCGCGGCGAGCCGCTGGCCGACTACCTGCGACTGCGCGACCTGCCTGGCCTCGCCCCCGACCCCGACTGGCTGGACCGCTACTGGGATCTTCCCGAGCCGGTGCTCAACGAGCGGGTCGAGGATTGGCTTGATGCGGTCTGCCCGGCGGCCTCGCCGGCTACGCCAGCATCGGCTGCACCGCTGCCCCCGGTGAAAGATCTGAGAGAAAGCGGCCACCGTACCGCCGTACGCGCCACGACGGCCGCCCGAGTTGCAGTGGAGGCGTGGCTACATCGCTCCACCGGCACCAGCATCCGCCGCCCCGGCCAACCGGACGCTGTCGCCGCAGCTATGACCGCTGACGGCAGCATGGACTTCAACCGGCTCACCCAGTCCGACGTGATCGCCTGGTTGCACGCCCACCGCCAGTGGCCCGAATCGATGCCGCGGGCTCTTGCGCCCGCGCAGCTGGGACTCTCCCCGCAAGACATGGAGCGCGCCCGGGAACGCCTAACGCGGGCGACAGATCGGCGGCACCGCGAGTCAGTAACCACCACGTATGGCACAAAGAAGTTTGGGCACGAGCCGCAGGAGACGCAAGCCTTCATCGACGCCGTCCGCGCGGACGTGCCAGCCGAGGTCCTGGCAACGCCACCCCAGCCCGTGACGCTCTCGGGAGCGCTGCGCAATCACCCCACGCCCGGCGGAACCGGGGGCGGAGGAGGATGGCGAGCCATCACGGCGCCGCCGGAGGTTATCGAGAGGGTTGGCCTCGCCGGCGAACTGCTGGTCGCCGAGTGGATCCAGCACCAATTCGGCTACCCACCCGAGACCACCTGGCGATCTGCCTACCGCCGAACATGCTTCCCCGACGACGGCGACGACCGCCTTGGCTACGACTTCCTGGTCACCACACAAGACAAGCGCCTGCTCATCGAGGTCAAGGCGACAACGGACGCCGTGCCCCAGATCGCCCTAGGCGAGTCGGAGGTTCGCCGGGCGCAAGCCCTCACCGCAGACGAGGAATATCTAATCGCCTTCGTCACCCACGCTCTTGACCCAGCTCGGCGTCGCCTGCACGTTCTGCCGAATCCCCTGGCGATGGGCGGCTTCGAGTACTACAGAGTGGCCGGCCGCAGCATGCGTTTGCAGTTTCAGCTCACTGCTGGATGA
- a CDS encoding helix-turn-helix domain-containing protein, translating to MKAALLASKDLRATERLVLVAVAAHANREGDAWPSVATIAEYAGVSVRTVQRALAKLVHLGRLAVRQVATIATRVYRLITRHPTTAGGDNQQPGVTPTRPRGDTHDLSPEAEDHTKTTGRTAARNWRRILPTNRPAAQPHGTPQRGAALPVTTKAGQCPQHRGNPASNCGPCRSERLAPPRP from the coding sequence GTGAAGGCGGCACTTCTCGCCTCGAAGGACCTACGGGCCACCGAACGGCTGGTCCTGGTCGCCGTCGCCGCGCATGCCAACCGCGAGGGAGACGCGTGGCCGTCGGTCGCCACCATCGCCGAGTACGCCGGTGTCTCCGTCCGTACCGTGCAACGAGCCCTCGCCAAGCTCGTACATTTGGGCCGCCTCGCCGTACGCCAGGTCGCCACCATCGCCACCCGCGTCTACCGCCTGATCACCCGGCACCCCACCACCGCAGGGGGTGACAACCAGCAGCCAGGGGTGACACCTACGCGGCCCAGGGGTGACACCCATGACCTGTCACCCGAAGCAGAAGACCACACGAAGACCACCGGCCGCACCGCCGCACGCAACTGGCGGCGCATACTTCCCACCAACCGACCCGCAGCCCAACCCCACGGCACACCACAACGCGGCGCCGCACTGCCCGTCACCACCAAAGCTGGCCAGTGTCCACAACACCGGGGCAATCCCGCGTCCAACTGCGGACCCTGCCGCTCAGAACGCCTCGCTCCCCCTCGGCCGTAA